From the genome of bacterium:
CTTCGCTCCGGGTGGATGTACGGAAAGATCCCATCGACAGGAAGCTCGGGAGCCAGCTTGACGGCTCCAACGAGCATAAGGGGCGCCACCTCACCGGCTCCCCTGGCCATGGCCAGGATCATGCCGGTCATGATGCCGGGCAGCGCCCTGGGCAAGACAATCCTTTTTATTGTCTGCCACTTGCTCGCCCCGCACGCGTACGATCCCTCCCTCATGGAGTTAGGCACTGCAGCCAGGGCCTCTTCAGTGGCGACGATGACCACCGGCAGGGTCAGAAGGGCCAGGGTAAGGGCTGCCCATAAGACCCCTCCCTTCCCGTAAGTCGGGTTAGGCAAGCGCTCCTCAAACAGAAGCTGGTCCACCGAAGCGCCAATGATGTAACAGAAGAAACCCAGCCCGAATACACCGAAGACGATGCTTGGAACCCCCGCCAGGTTGTTGATGGAAATGCGGACGATGCTGATCATGGTCCCTGCCCTGGCATATTCCCTCAGGTACAGGGCGGCCATGACGCCGAAGGGCATAACGGCAAGGGACATGATCAGGGTCATGATCACGGTCCCGAAAATAGCAGGGTACACTCCACCCTCGCTGTTGGCTTCCCTGGGCTCATCTACCAGGAACTCCACCCATCGGGACAGGTAGACCCCGGTTTTACCTAGGAGGCTGAGCCGGTTGGGGGGAAAGGCCCTGATGACGTCGGTCAGGGGGATCCCTTTTTCCACTCCCTGGGCTGTTTCCATCACCATGACAAACCGGCCATTGGACCTGTTGAGAGCATCGATCTGCTGACGGATCGCCTTGAATTTTTCAGCGGCCTTCTCTTCTGACTCAGCGTAGTGCGCCTCGGCCTCCTTCCACTGTGGAGAGCCTTTTCCGTTTTCCATTTCAGCGCTGGTCACAGCAAGGCGGGCCTTTTCGAGGAGATGGTTGACCTTGCCCAGATCAACTGTTTCGAGCTTTCGACGTTGATCCCTGCGCTTGCTGACTTCGTCCGTTAATTCAAGGAATTTTGCGTATATCTCACCGGGATCAGTCGCAACGGTTTGTCCTTCGACCTGGAACTCCTTCGGGAAACCATAGAAGATCCCCCATTCAGTACGCTCGATCACAAGGGCCCACTCGGACTGTTCCTCTTCAGCTACCTGGTCGTTCTCGATCCAGCGATAATGCTCGCCGGTGATATCGAAGTTGCCCGTTCTGAAAAGCCTGCGTCCCCCGGTTTGCTTACCTTCCACGTCGTCCGGGTTGCGAAAGGGATCTTCGATACGGGTGACTTCGCCCATGAAAACGGAGCCGTCTGTGGTGACAACCCTCTTAATGTGCGATGGCCAGAACGTTTTCATGCCCTGGTAAAGGACGAGGGATAAAAGGCCCACGATCATGAGGATGGAGATGACGAGCCCTCCGCCCGTGAGCCACACCATGGGCTCCCCCTGGGCGTAGAAGGAGGCTCTTGACTTTCTCCTCCTGTGGGAAGAAAGGGGCTTTGACACCTTTTCCCCGCTCTCTTGTGTTGTGTGGCTCATAGTTCGC
Proteins encoded in this window:
- the pstA gene encoding phosphate ABC transporter permease PstA, whose translation is MSHTTQESGEKVSKPLSSHRRRKSRASFYAQGEPMVWLTGGGLVISILMIVGLLSLVLYQGMKTFWPSHIKRVVTTDGSVFMGEVTRIEDPFRNPDDVEGKQTGGRRLFRTGNFDITGEHYRWIENDQVAEEEQSEWALVIERTEWGIFYGFPKEFQVEGQTVATDPGEIYAKFLELTDEVSKRRDQRRKLETVDLGKVNHLLEKARLAVTSAEMENGKGSPQWKEAEAHYAESEEKAAEKFKAIRQQIDALNRSNGRFVMVMETAQGVEKGIPLTDVIRAFPPNRLSLLGKTGVYLSRWVEFLVDEPREANSEGGVYPAIFGTVIMTLIMSLAVMPFGVMAALYLREYARAGTMISIVRISINNLAGVPSIVFGVFGLGFFCYIIGASVDQLLFEERLPNPTYGKGGVLWAALTLALLTLPVVIVATEEALAAVPNSMREGSYACGASKWQTIKRIVLPRALPGIMTGMILAMARGAGEVAPLMLVGAVKLAPELPVDGIFPYIHPERSFMHLGFHIYDLGFQSQNSEAAKPMVFTTTLLLIGIVFLLNVVAVNLRTRLRKRFQSAAF